The Mycolicibacterium duvalii DNA window TCCGGGGCGAGGTCGCGCAGGGCAACTCGGGCGGACCGATGATCAACCGCGGCGGCAAGGTCCTCGGCGTCGTCTTCGGCGCCGCGGTCGAGGACAAGGACACCGGCTTCGTGCTGACCGCCGACGAGGTCGCCCGGCAGATGACCCGGTTGGGCAACGTCGACCCGGTGCCCACCGGCACCTGCATCAACCCTGGTTGACCGGGCTGGTCGAGCAGAGCCGGCCGCTCACAGGTACACCTGCTGCAGGAACCGCGACAGCTGTTCGTTGACGGCGTTCGGTGCCTCCTCGTGCGCGAAATGCCCGGCGCCGTCGACGGAGACGTACCGGCCGTGCGGCGCGTAGTGCTGGGTGCGGTACACCGGGTCGGCGAGCACATACGGGTCGGATTCGCCGCGCAGGTGCAGCACCGGCACCGAGATCGGCCCCTTCATCGAACGCATGAAACGCCGGCCCTCGGAGCGCAGCTGGCTGCGCACCGCCCACCGCTGGTACTCCAGCGCCGAGTGCGCCGCCGACGGGATCTGGATCGCCCGCCGCAGGTGCGTCACGGTATGCGCGAAGTCCTCGGTGGCCGGCCACTTGGCCCCCGAGCGGGAGCGCACCAACCGTTCGACTTCGGCGGCGTCGTCGCGGGTCAGCATGTGCTCCGGCCAGAGCGGCACCTGATAGCGCAGCATCCAGGGCACCAGTGCCCGCCCCTGGTCGCGGCGCCGCAGCGCCGATGCGCGCAGGGCCGCCGGGTGCGGCGAGCTGACCACCGCGATGGCGTGCACCGCACGCGGGTGCAACACCGCGGTGGCCCAGCACACCAGGCCGCCGTCGGCGTGGCCGACCAGCGTTGCCGAGTTGTGGCCGAGGGCGCGGACCAGACCGGCGGTGTCCCCGGCCAGCGTCCAGCCGTCGTAACCGCGGGGCGGCTTGTCGCTGCCGCCGTACCCGCGCAGGTCGACCGCGACCACCCGGGCCCCGGACAACCCGCGCAGCTGATGACGCCAGGACCACCAGAACGAGGCGAACCCGTGCAGCAGGATGACCAGTGGACGGTCGGTCAGCGGTCGGGATTCGTCAAGCGCGCCGGAGGCACCCTCGGCTTCGACGACGTGGAACCGAATGCCGTTGGCGTGGACGTCGAGATGTCGCCACGGCCCGTCGATGCGAACGACCGACGGATCGGGTGGGGCCATTACCAGCCGGACGGATCGGCCGCCGGCTGCTTGCCGTCCGGCGCCGCGACGGCTCTCTTGTCCGCATGGGGTGTCAGCGCCTCGGGCAGTTCCTTGACCGATTCGATGGTCTTCTGCGGGCCCCGGATCCGGCGCACTTTCAGATAGCCGAACAGCGCGAGCACACCGGTGACGACGACCATGATGCCGAACACGATCAGGAACGCGGCCCACCGCCACAGCCACTGGTCGAGCAGCTCGGCGACGAAGAAGAACAGGAAGAACGTCGAGTAGAACAGCACGACCAGCGCGGCGATGAAGAAGACGCTGCCGGTGAGACCCTTCTTCACATCGCGGGTGATCTCCGCCTTGGCCAGCTCCACCTCGGCGCGCACCAGCGTCGACACCTGGGCGGTGGCGTCCTTGACCAGGTCGCCGATCGACGGGTCGGGCTTGGGTGCGTGGGGGTCCACCAGCGGTATCGACGTCACGGTGCTGGGCACGCCGTTCTTGCGATCGCTCACGCAATGTTCCTTCCCGCCGGATCCATCAGGCGCGGTTCATATCCATTCGGTTGCGGTTCATGTTGCCACGTGGCGTGGCGCTAAACGACGCCGCCGTGACGTTAGACTGCCGGAACTGCAGGAGCTGGCGGGTCGGGCACATCGATTGGGGTTTCATCCGTGAAGATCGGCGACCGCTGCCTCGCTGCTCGCGCGCTGCTCCTCGCGGTGGTCGCATGGTGTTCGCTGGCGGCCGTTCCGGCGGCGGCCGCACCGGTGGTGACGCTGGGCGGGGGTTCCGGTCTGGTGATCGACGGTGAGACCTTCTGCACGCTCACCGCGATCGGCACGGACAACCGCGGCAGCCTGGTCGGCTTCACGTCGGCGCACTGCGGCGGCCCCGGGGCGGTGGTGGCCGCCGAGGACGCCGAGGCCGCGGGCCCGGTCGGGCGGATGGTCGCCGGCAACGACGTCCTGGACTACGCGGTCATCGAGTTCGACCCGCAGAAGGTCAATCCGGTCAGCGAGATCAAGGGCTTCCGGATCGACGGGCTGGCGCCCGACCCCAGGTTCGGCGACGTCGCCTGCAAGCTCGGCCGCACCACCGGGTACTCCTGCGGGGTCACCTGGGGTCCCGGCAAGGAGCCCGGCACCATCCTCAACCAGGTGTGCGGCGGGCCCGGGGACTCGGGCGGCCCCGTCACCGTCAACAACCGGCTGGTCGGCATGCTGCACGGCGCGTTCTCCGAGTCGTTGCCGACGTGCGTCGTCAAGTTCATCCCGCTGCACACCCCGGCGGTGACGATGTCGTTCAACACCCAGCTGGGTGACATCACCGCCAAGGGGCGGCCGGGGAGCGGTTTCACCCCCGTGCGGTAACGGCTACTTGCTGGCCCGGATCGCCTCGAACACGCTGGGATCGACCAACGTCGAGGTGTCGCCGAGTTCGCGGCCCTCGGCGACGTCGCGCAGCAGCCGGCGCATGATCTTCCCGCTGCGGGTCTTCGGCAGCTCCGGGACCACGTGGATCTCGCGGGGCTTGGCGATCGGCGAGATCTCCCGGGCCACTTCGGCGCGCAGCTCGTCGACCATGTTCTCCTCGCCGCCGTGCGCGCTGGTCTTGAGGATCACGAACGCGCAGATCGCCTGACCGGTGTGCTCGTCGGTCGCGCCGACCACCGCCGCCTCGGCGACCCCGGAGTGCCCGACCAGCGCCGACTCCACCTCGGCGGTCGAGATCCGGTGCCCGGAGACGTTCATGACGTCGTCGATCCGCCCCAGTACCCAGATCTCGCCGTCGGTCCCGATCCGGGCGCCGTCGCCGGCGAAGTACCAGCCCTTCTCGGCGAAGCGGGACCAGTAGGTCTCCTTGAACCGCTCGGGATCACCCCAGATTCCGCGCAGCATCGCGGGCCACGGCTGGTCGAGCACCAGGTAACCGGTGGTGTGCTCACCGTAGTCGGGGGAACGCTCGAGCTCGTTGCCGTCGTCGTCGACGACCTTGGCCGAGATGCCGGGCAGCGCCCGCATCGCCGAGCCCGGCTTGCAGTTGGTCACCCCGGGCAGCGGCGAAATCATGATCG harbors:
- a CDS encoding alpha/beta fold hydrolase, producing the protein MAPPDPSVVRIDGPWRHLDVHANGIRFHVVEAEGASGALDESRPLTDRPLVILLHGFASFWWSWRHQLRGLSGARVVAVDLRGYGGSDKPPRGYDGWTLAGDTAGLVRALGHNSATLVGHADGGLVCWATAVLHPRAVHAIAVVSSPHPAALRASALRRRDQGRALVPWMLRYQVPLWPEHMLTRDDAAEVERLVRSRSGAKWPATEDFAHTVTHLRRAIQIPSAAHSALEYQRWAVRSQLRSEGRRFMRSMKGPISVPVLHLRGESDPYVLADPVYRTQHYAPHGRYVSVDGAGHFAHEEAPNAVNEQLSRFLQQVYL
- a CDS encoding phage holin family protein; this translates as MSDRKNGVPSTVTSIPLVDPHAPKPDPSIGDLVKDATAQVSTLVRAEVELAKAEITRDVKKGLTGSVFFIAALVVLFYSTFFLFFFVAELLDQWLWRWAAFLIVFGIMVVVTGVLALFGYLKVRRIRGPQKTIESVKELPEALTPHADKRAVAAPDGKQPAADPSGW
- a CDS encoding serine protease: MGDRCLAARALLLAVVAWCSLAAVPAAAAPVVTLGGGSGLVIDGETFCTLTAIGTDNRGSLVGFTSAHCGGPGAVVAAEDAEAAGPVGRMVAGNDVLDYAVIEFDPQKVNPVSEIKGFRIDGLAPDPRFGDVACKLGRTTGYSCGVTWGPGKEPGTILNQVCGGPGDSGGPVTVNNRLVGMLHGAFSESLPTCVVKFIPLHTPAVTMSFNTQLGDITAKGRPGSGFTPVR